The Bacillus cereus G9842 nucleotide sequence TAAATAATACGCTAACCAATGTATAGGTAATGAATAATTCAAATTTGTATACCAAAAATCCACTTTTTTAATCCAGACCATATAATCTGAGTATATTAATAATGATACATGACCTGATAACAATGAAAGGCAAATAATTATAAATCCAATTCTTGAGAGTTTCTTATATAAGGAAATTACTAAAGGTGTCATTAATAGAAACAAGAAATAGGCAATCATAAAATACAATTGAATTTCACTTTCACCATTTAATATCTGCCACCAATATTGTTTACCTTCTTCCCCATTTGAAAATGGATAAACATTTGGAGTTAAATAATAGATAAAAGACCAAATATAAAAAGGTATAACAATATATAATATCTTTTTCTTATAGAATAATGACCATGATTCAATATTTATATACCTTCTAATAGTCATATACCCTAAAATCCCTATAAATATTGGAACTGCAAATCTAAATAAATGATCAATATATAATCCTAAAACAGTTATATTCTCAACAGAAAAGCTCAATCCAACAGTGTGAATACACATAACCCCTAGAATACAAATAGATTTTATAAAATCTATTAAATCATTCCTTTCATGTTGCAATTACATCGCCCCACTTCTATTTTATATGACATGTATTATATTCATCGTCTTGTAGAATTTTAATAGTAATTTTTATATTTTTCTCAAACATGCAAATTACTATTAAAATATCGATTTAAAATCAATACAATGTGTACTATCTATTACTTAAGGAGGACACATTAATGAAAAGAAAGATAGTAGGTATGCTATCAGTATTTACAGTAGGGTGTGCATTGTATGGTAATCCCATTCTAGCAGAAACAATCAACAATTCAGAAGTAGCTACTGAACAACCTGTTAATGCTACTAATGAAATAGCAAACAAAATTGAGGCATATGCAAAAACTTATATGGGATTACCATATATTTTTGGTGGTGAAAATCCAAACATAGGATTAGATTGTTCATCATTTACTAGACATGTCTTAAAGAGTGTAGGAATAAATTTACCTAGAACTGCTGCAGAACAGTTTGGAAAGGGTAAAGGAATACTAACGAATGAATTACAAAAAGGAGACTTAGTTTTTTTTGAAACTTATAAAAAAGGTGCTTCACATGTTGGTATTTACCTAGAAAACGGTAATTTTATACATGAGGGTGGTACAAAAGTCCATATCGCTAATTTAAGTAATCCTTACTATAAACAACGTTATTTGGGGGCTAGAAGATTTATTTCTAATAGTCAAACCGTGACAACATTTACTGCTCCTGAAGTTAAAAATGAAGAATTACCTATTTCGTCTAATACAAAACCTAAGAAAATTGAAGAAATGCCAAAATCATTTAATGTAACTCCTAATGGCATTAAAGCTAAGTACCCTATTACAATAGGAGAAAATTTAGTTCGTGAAGGCAATGTTTATATTTCCAAGTCCGAGTCTAAAAATACAAGTGACTCTACTAATAATGAAGACCATGAATCAACTTCTGGAGAACAAAGTGAAGATAAATCAGGGATAGATAGTACTAATGTCATGGAGAGAATTGAAGAAAAACTTCCAAAAGAGAAAAAAGAAGAAGTACAAGGACAGCCGGAGACAACAATTACATTATTTAACCACGGCGAACAATCATATTTACCACACCAAAAATTCGAATTAACATCAATTGGAACCGAATTAAAGATGAAAAAAGAAGAAATGGCTGTTATCCTGAGTTCCCTGATAAATAACACAAAAGACAAACCTTTACAAAAAAGACCTACTATATTAGTTAAAGATGTATTTTCAAAAGATCCGTATTATGAATCAATTATATTTATACTTAGCCATAACCTAATGTTACCTAATAATAAACAATTTGAACCAAAGAAAATGTTTAGCAAAGAAGACGCAAACATATTATTACAAAACCTTAAGTCACATCCCTATTTCAAAATTAATTCAGCTGATCAAGAATATATCAAAAAAAATGAAAATGATAAGGATTATGCTTTTAAATACTTCCAATCCTTATCACGTGCTATTTTAATGGACAGTAGACAATCCGCAGAACAGAAAATAAAAAATAATATACCATTACAACCAATTGAAAAACTTTCAATTTTAAAGTTAAAATAATTTAACAGTTATAAATAAAATAAAGCATAGTTTGAACTAAAATCCATTCAAACTATGCTTTATTTATATCTAACCATTTAGACCTTAATTCAAATTTATTGCCCTTGTAATTGTTTATTTATATCAGAAAGAGATGTATTAACCATAAATAATCCATTATCACCATTATGATGGTTATTGCTCAATTTAGAGATTCGTAATTTCAATTTCAAATTATCTTTATTCTGATATGAAATTAAAACAACAACTTCAAAATTAGAATTATCTTTAATTGTTTTAGACTGTAAATAAACTTCCTTAATAGTGCTTTTTCTAGAAATTAAATTTTTTATTTTTTTGATGTTTTCATTAGACAAATCAAAGTCTTTATCATTGAGTAATGAATTAGGATCTACATGCGCCAAAAATATTTCATCATTTTCTAATAATGTAGATGCAAAAAATTCTGCTAAAAATTCTTCCTGACTTATTCCTTCCTTATCAGTTAATCCCTCAATTTCACCAATATCATCTAATTTCAATTTATTTATAACATAGTTAATTGAGTTATAGTATTTTTCTGTACGTTTTATTTGATTTTCTAATTTCTTTTTTTGTTCGATTACATGTAACGGGGAAGATGTTGCAAATGAAGATTTTTCCCCATACATATAATTTCTCGATTGAACTCCTATAAAGAAAATTAATAGAAATCCTAGTAATATAAAAACTATTATTTTTTTCTCTTTCGGCACTTCTTTATTCACACCCCTTCATAAATTGTTTAATTAATTCTATTAAGCACATTTAGATGACTAAAGGGATAAATAACATCTATCCCTTTAGTATCACTGTATTTTTATAAATTGTATTGGATTTACAGCATGAGACTTATTAATATTCCATGATGGTGTATGCATTTCAAAGTGTAGATGTTGGCCATAAGCCTGTCCTGTTTCACCTTGATATCCTAAAAACTGTCCCTTTTTAACCTGGGAGCCTTCAGTTACAGCACGATTTCTCATATGTGCATAGACAGTTTCATACTGCTGGCCATTAATATTATGTCTAATCATTACACAGTTTCCATAAGTAGTAGATAAATAGGATCTGAATACTACTCCATCTGCTGCAGCTACTACTGGAACTGTTCCCTTTTGAGCAATATCAATACCATGATGATTATCAAATGATCTATCACCATATCCAGAAGTTAATCTACCTTGTGTCGGAACCATCCAATCACCACTTGTAGCTGTTGGTAATTGATTTTGATCATGTTTATATGTAGCTTCACTCTTGAATTTCATGGCAGTATCGTAGATATTTTTTCCACCATCTTTTGAATTAGTATAAAGCCACAGTGCTTTTTCCATATCCTCTTTCACGCCTAATTTCGATAAGTATTTAGAAGCCGTATAAATTGCGTCATAGTTGTCATCAATGTCTGCTTTTTTATCATTATTACCGTCTTCTCCATAACCACCATATTTTTTAATCAAATCCATATCTTGTAAATCTTTATTGCTAATTCCTTGTAAATTCCCTTCAGAATTACGACTTGGGTGTTTCCATCCCATCCATGCAACAGGTTTAATTCCCATTGGACCTCTTTCACCAGCTGCAGAGACCGTAATATTTTTAGAAAATGAACTTTTATGGTAATGTACTGCCGCTAAGATAAACCATGGTGTACCATGTTTTTTCTCTGCCCCTAAATAAATCGGCATGAATTGAGGCGGAATACTAGAACCTGGAATTATGTCTCCAATAAAGTCTCCATCTAATAATGCAGAGATATCTTTTCCATCCAACCAATCTATATAATGTAAAGGTAAACCGCTAGCATATTCATAATACAGTTGGAACATCTTTTTATCTGTATAGTTATAGCCGGCTTGAGTTAAAATCTCATCAAGTTTAGAAAAATCATATTTAAACTCTTGTTTGTCTTGTAAATGATTGGTTTCTTGTACTTCAGTATTGTCACCTGTTCGTTTCCAACCAGATTTAGTTTCTTTATAATTGATTTTTGCTTCACCATTCCATGCTCTTACTTTTGAAATCACCTTTGTTTCACGCGTGCTAGTACTTATACTTTCTTTCCATTCTTCACAATCATCTGTTCCTGGTTTTTTTCTAGCACATGTCTTTGTTTTATTTTCTATGGTTTCTTTTTTTGTTTCATAGGTAAAATCAGGTTTCAACTTATCAAAGAAGTATTTTAATAAGGCTTTATTAACACTAGCTGGGCCACCTGAACCGACTCCAGAACCACCACCCGAAGAAACATCAGTTCCTTCATTTGAACTTAGATCACCATCTCCTAACATTCTTGTAGCCCATGCAAATTTATTAGTTTTAAACTCTGAAACTTTTACATTTTGTCCAACATCAGGTGCTTCAATCATCTTCCCATTACCAATATATATAGCCACATGAGTAATACCACTACGATTACCTGTGTTAGCAAAGAATAATAAATCTCCTTTTTTCACATCATTTGCATTTTGAATTTTTTTACCTTGCTTTGATTGCATAGCAGCAGTTCGATCTAATGATATTCCTAAAGCCTTAAATACATATTGAGTTAATCCACTACAATCAAACCCTTTAGGTGACGAACCTCCCCATACATAAGGAACTCCTATATATTTTTTAGCCTCTTCAATAATTTGATCTGCCTTTTTGTTTTCAGCTGAAGACGGTTGGGTTGGTTGGGCTGGTGTTTGACTTCCTGCTGGTGGTTGGGCTGTTGCTAAAGGCGCCCCATCCCCCCGTTGCGGATAAGTCTTATCTCCTGCTCCAGGACGTAAAACACGAACTTGAGTATTATATCTTCGGCCGAATGCATAAGCTTGGGTCCGATTTTCATGTAGAATGTCAATTCTATTCCCTTTAATGGCCCCACCTGTATCAAGTGCTACCCCTTGGATATGTAAACCCGTCCCAGGATCATTAATTTCAACAATAGACCATAACGGAACTACTCGAGGGTCAACTGCAACAACACGATATCCGTTATATCTAATTGCCTGACTAAAATTAAAGCCAATTTTGTCACAACCTACCGCTGGACAAAATCCACCTTGCATTGCAGAATCCTCTCCATAATATCCAGTTGCTTCAAATGTCATCCATGGACCTGCATTTGCGGTAGTATAGTTCCCGGTATCTTGAGCGGTTCCACCGCCACCGTTTGAACCATCATTTACTCCGCCACCTACTCCTCCAACTCCACCAAAATCAATTTTATTGGGATCAAAATCTTTTAAATCTTTCCCATCACGCCACGAATCTAATTGAATTACTGATGATAATAGTTCCTGAGGTAGTCTATAAGCCCATTGTTCCGCACCACCAAAACTTGATTCTGATAGCTGTTTTACATAAGCTTGTGTATCTTTGTCTTGTTGACTTAAACCTTTTATATTATTATCCGAACCTGAACTTAAAAATGCACTAGCAAGCATACTCAAGATAACAACTACTGTAATTACTAGTAACAGTATCCCTATAACTGGAAGACCTACTCCAGCTAACATTTTGAGCAAGACTAAAGCTACTTTTTTCATGGCAGCTGCTAAAGCTTTTTTAATCGCTTTTGCCACAGCTTTTTTCGCAGCTTTTTTTGCAGCCGCTTTAGCCGCTCTCTGGGCCTGCTTTTGTAATTGTTTTTGAACTTGCTGTTTTGCTTTATTCATTGCTTGTTGCCTTAAATTACCTGTTTTACTACTTTTAGAGGATTGCTCTGTCTTTTTTGACTTCTTTTGTTTTGATTTCTTTTGTTTTTCATCTGGTTTTCTATTTTGTTCCTTATGATTATTGTCCCGTTGTTTTCTATTATTTAATCTATCTGAAGTACTTCTTGGTTGTTTAGTAGAAGAAGGTTGTTTATTTAACAACCTTCCTCGTAATTCTTCCTCTGTAGATATATCTCGTCTAATGAATTCATCCTCTTGGATTGCTAAGTTATCATTATCTCTCGGACTCATTCACTACACCCCTTGCTTAGTACGTCTTTCTTCAATGAATTTACGACGCATTAACCTTTTATTTGGTTCAGGACGAAGATAATTATTCACATCGATATTAGGGAATAATTCAGGATCAGCCAACAATGGTTCACCATTACTTCCCATACGGTAAGAATTTAAGTTACCTTCCTTAGTAAATCCTTTTAATCTTCCACCTTCAACAGCAAACTCTTTAAAAATAGTTTCTCCAAATGGTAACGATGGATTACCTTCAAAGTATGGTGTTACTCTTAATTTTCGATTACTATGGTCGTTCATTACCATATAACTTCTATTTTTCTCTACAACCCAAGTAGCCTTATTATCAGCAGAATTTTGTTGGAAATCTTTCATTGTAAAGTTCCCTTGGTCAACTTCTGGGCTAAACGAATCAAAATGTACTACTTCTTCTGCATTTATCACTTGGTGTCGATTTGATAATAAATCTGTAGGTTTAACTAGTACCTTATGATCTGAAATAGACTTTAACCCTCTAGAATCTGTTTTATAGAAAGTAGAATTCGAGCCTTGAATAGCGCGTGGGATTAAAGTATTTTCTAATATAGTTTGATCTTGATATAAAACTTCACCTTGTTGTAACTCAGTACAACCTGCACCGTAAGGAGAAACTCGTTTATATTGACCATCATTTCCTTTTACCTGAATAAATGAACGTTCAGGTTCAACTACTAATCTAATAGCATCCTTACTAATTCTTTCTACCATTTGTCCTGAAAATTGATCTTTTACCATTGCTTTTTGAGCATATTGAGCAATGTCCCCGACTTCCATAACAGACTCTTGAATTTTAGAAGCATATGGGCTATGAGTAGCTGCAATATTTGCTACCTTTTGATAAGCCTTTTGACCACCTAAAACCCCTGCTGCAAATGACATTGTATTTTGGAATTGCAAATGCTTTTGTTCGGCTTCTGCTAACGTATTTACTTCTGGAACTTTGTCAAATACTTTATAGTTAATTGCCTCTTTCCCAGTATCAATAAAATTCTTTAAACCTGAACCTGCATATGCACCCTGCATACTACCAGTCGCTATACCTTGTACTACCGCACCAATTTGTCTTGGAATAACCACGTTTTTGTTTGTACTATTTGCTAATTCTTGTTGCACATTAGTTAAATTATTAGCGTATTGTACACCGACTGCTTCTTTCCAAGAGTTTTGAATTTGTGGTTCTGCAATACCTTTAGCCTTTTGCTGAGCAAAAAACTGCTCCTTATTGTTTGCTGCCCACTGATCCGTAATATTGGATGCGCGATGAGTAGCCATAAATTGACCTAATTCATATCCTTTAGTAGCTTGTACTTTAGGGACGTTTGCAATTACTTGTTGGGATTCATTGTTCATTTTTGATTCAATGCCACTGCGTTCCCATTGCTTTTCAATAAATTCTGGTGAAGCACCCGCAAATTTTTGTGAAAATTCATTTCTAGCAACTTCCACTCTTCTAAATGCTAATCCCTGACCAAATTGATTTTTATCAATAAATGCATATTGAGATTGTCCTCCTGATAAATCTTGAAGTGTATTTGTAGCCATTTCGAATACATTATTACGGTAGCCTTCTACGTTTTCTTTCCAAGCGTTATCAATAGCCTTAATGCTCATACCAGCACCTAATTTTTGAGAATAGAATTGCTCTCTGTTTTGCTCTGCATATCCTCTTGTTAAATCCATAGTTGCTTGTTCTACTAAATCAACACCTCTTGCATGAGTTCCACTTATTACACCCTGTATACCAGAAGAAGAGCTTACCTTACTAATAGACCCATCAAGCTCATTTGAAATAATATTTTTAGCATTCGGCAATTGAGAAGACCACGCTTGTTCAACCTGTTCACGAGATGCTTGACCATCATAACGTTCAGCAAAGGCTTGTTTTGCATCTTTTAAACGCATTGACTGAATGACTTGCTTATACTGTCCTTTATCAACAAAGCTATCAAGAGGTTTACCATTTGTTAATTGTTGCGCTGCTTGCGTTGCTTGCTCTTTAAAATGTGTTTTTTGTGTAGTTACCTCATTATTCCAAGCTTGATCAATTTCCCCTTGGGTAATATTTTCATTACCTGGCGTAGATTTTAATTGTTTAGCAAATTGTGTTTTAGAGTTATTTGCTAACCAATTGTTCATTGAACCTTGAGAAACCGCGTTAACTAAGTCAATCGCTTTAGCTTGAGTTGCTAATGAAGGTAATGTATTGGCAACTTTAGACATAGATTTCTGTACAGTTGCTCCCATGTTTTCATGTAATTGCAATTTATGATTTTCCCATGCATTATTTACCTTTTCTTGAGTAGCCTCAGGATTCTGTTGAGAATAATTCTGTTTAAATGCTTGTTCTTGAGCGCCAATATATGCCTTTGTCGCATCAGAGCTTAATAAGGCTTTTGCAAAGTCTTTTTTATTTAGTACATTATCTACATTCGGTACTGTACCTAATTGCTTAGCAACTTTATTAGCTCCATTTAATACATCATTATATTTTTCTTCTACATGCTCGTTCCATAAACGTTCAATTTCAATTTTCTTCATTTCAGGAAATTCCTGCTTTAACTTTTTAACAAATGCACCTTTATGTTGATTTTCTTCATTCGCATACATTTTTTTAAAATCATCTGCAAACTGTTTAGCCATTGATGAACCTAAAGCTTGTTGACCTGTACCATATGGAGTTTGATTTAGGTTTGAAATTTTTGCATTTAATCCTTTAGCAAATCTATTTGCCATTAAGTCTTTTTGTTCATCCCATGCTGAATCTACTTCTTTAGATGTAGCATTTGGATTTTTTGCTTTATAAAAATGCTTAAATGCTTGTTCTTGCTCTACTAAATTACCATCGTAATTTTTATTTGCTAGTTTAGTAAATGCTTCTTTATCAATAAAGGAATCTAAACTTTTTCCTTTCGCTAAAGAACTAGCTAGCTTTCTAGTATTTCCTAAAAACTCTTGACGTTTTTGACCCAAATGTTGATTCCAGGCTTTATCAACCATTTCGTCATTAGCTTCAATACCTTGTTTTTTTGTATTTTCCAAGTAACTCTTCTTAAATGCTTCTTTATTTGCAGTATTATTTGCATACTGATCAACCAACTCATTTGCAGCTTCTTCAGCTAATTCTGATGCTCTTGCTTTTGTAGTATCAAATGCAGCTAGACCATTTTGCTTATAAGCCTCTTTAGCACGAGTTTTAAAATATTTTTTTTGATCA carries:
- a CDS encoding acyltransferase, producing the protein MQHERNDLIDFIKSICILGVMCIHTVGLSFSVENITVLGLYIDHLFRFAVPIFIGILGYMTIRRYINIESWSLFYKKKILYIVIPFYIWSFIYYLTPNVYPFSNGEEGKQYWWQILNGESEIQLYFMIAYFLFLLMTPLVISLYKKLSRIGFIIICLSLLSGHVSLLIYSDYMVWIKKVDFWYTNLNYSLPIHWLAYYLIGILMAIFEKQISNFIIRSKKYFNKSVRLVISLFLYLLVVMAFLVSIRGLKPYATVYLVLLSLVALYVLYNLYDILKTKKVVGYFYFIGKNSFPIYLSHVLFIKVWFFLLEKHLSFVNLFIIYIGCLIFSLLYTLLHKRIYNLIKINRSKDLEQDIEGRA
- a CDS encoding C40 family peptidase, with the translated sequence MKRKIVGMLSVFTVGCALYGNPILAETINNSEVATEQPVNATNEIANKIEAYAKTYMGLPYIFGGENPNIGLDCSSFTRHVLKSVGINLPRTAAEQFGKGKGILTNELQKGDLVFFETYKKGASHVGIYLENGNFIHEGGTKVHIANLSNPYYKQRYLGARRFISNSQTVTTFTAPEVKNEELPISSNTKPKKIEEMPKSFNVTPNGIKAKYPITIGENLVREGNVYISKSESKNTSDSTNNEDHESTSGEQSEDKSGIDSTNVMERIEEKLPKEKKEEVQGQPETTITLFNHGEQSYLPHQKFELTSIGTELKMKKEEMAVILSSLINNTKDKPLQKRPTILVKDVFSKDPYYESIIFILSHNLMLPNNKQFEPKKMFSKEDANILLQNLKSHPYFKINSADQEYIKKNENDKDYAFKYFQSLSRAILMDSRQSAEQKIKNNIPLQPIEKLSILKLK
- a CDS encoding NlpC/P60 family protein, whose protein sequence is MSPRDNDNLAIQEDEFIRRDISTEEELRGRLLNKQPSSTKQPRSTSDRLNNRKQRDNNHKEQNRKPDEKQKKSKQKKSKKTEQSSKSSKTGNLRQQAMNKAKQQVQKQLQKQAQRAAKAAAKKAAKKAVAKAIKKALAAAMKKVALVLLKMLAGVGLPVIGILLLVITVVVILSMLASAFLSSGSDNNIKGLSQQDKDTQAYVKQLSESSFGGAEQWAYRLPQELLSSVIQLDSWRDGKDLKDFDPNKIDFGGVGGVGGGVNDGSNGGGGTAQDTGNYTTANAGPWMTFEATGYYGEDSAMQGGFCPAVGCDKIGFNFSQAIRYNGYRVVAVDPRVVPLWSIVEINDPGTGLHIQGVALDTGGAIKGNRIDILHENRTQAYAFGRRYNTQVRVLRPGAGDKTYPQRGDGAPLATAQPPAGSQTPAQPTQPSSAENKKADQIIEEAKKYIGVPYVWGGSSPKGFDCSGLTQYVFKALGISLDRTAAMQSKQGKKIQNANDVKKGDLLFFANTGNRSGITHVAIYIGNGKMIEAPDVGQNVKVSEFKTNKFAWATRMLGDGDLSSNEGTDVSSGGGSGVGSGGPASVNKALLKYFFDKLKPDFTYETKKETIENKTKTCARKKPGTDDCEEWKESISTSTRETKVISKVRAWNGEAKINYKETKSGWKRTGDNTEVQETNHLQDKQEFKYDFSKLDEILTQAGYNYTDKKMFQLYYEYASGLPLHYIDWLDGKDISALLDGDFIGDIIPGSSIPPQFMPIYLGAEKKHGTPWFILAAVHYHKSSFSKNITVSAAGERGPMGIKPVAWMGWKHPSRNSEGNLQGISNKDLQDMDLIKKYGGYGEDGNNDKKADIDDNYDAIYTASKYLSKLGVKEDMEKALWLYTNSKDGGKNIYDTAMKFKSEATYKHDQNQLPTATSGDWMVPTQGRLTSGYGDRSFDNHHGIDIAQKGTVPVVAAADGVVFRSYLSTTYGNCVMIRHNINGQQYETVYAHMRNRAVTEGSQVKKGQFLGYQGETGQAYGQHLHFEMHTPSWNINKSHAVNPIQFIKIQ
- a CDS encoding type IV secretion system protein, translating into MDWIGEKAWKAAESMVQGFWDNLWKPFESIPTFFRLVYGYKEDTLVYNTFAPNDITGIISPGVGNLTILIGFILVFSMIYAANKISSTSINPGNRTYFLEFARDWIFVILVLGNLSILYDVVFTLNKGIIDFFKSSLDLTGKDIYPPLGEHIIGGIFARLVLLGVTIWAYFYYLMRKITLIILMILGPVFISLFMFPATRQVTFTWFKEFVGTVFVQAIHALLLWIVATIVDKGTGFGAIEKGADVGLLTIGMLYIVIIPLGEALKNLFGLSSGMTDGLSKTASMSGLAGLGAMYNVGKGALQGKSVGDLTKGLAKGITSRARNGGRDNSGDGSEGAAKEAAVKDNSARKMFKMSEIVSRGGKMVMGMAGTAAGMGLGPGGSALGSLAGYKMGSAVTPIARGAFVGAKGLNGLVQGGVIGAKTGAKNAMESEFFKNLLNQQAEFDTNNWAKDNKDAFMNDLASKGITGNKAEKAWNQKLADQKKYFKTRAKEAYKQNGLAAFDTTKARASELAEEAANELVDQYANNTANKEAFKKSYLENTKKQGIEANDEMVDKAWNQHLGQKRQEFLGNTRKLASSLAKGKSLDSFIDKEAFTKLANKNYDGNLVEQEQAFKHFYKAKNPNATSKEVDSAWDEQKDLMANRFAKGLNAKISNLNQTPYGTGQQALGSSMAKQFADDFKKMYANEENQHKGAFVKKLKQEFPEMKKIEIERLWNEHVEEKYNDVLNGANKVAKQLGTVPNVDNVLNKKDFAKALLSSDATKAYIGAQEQAFKQNYSQQNPEATQEKVNNAWENHKLQLHENMGATVQKSMSKVANTLPSLATQAKAIDLVNAVSQGSMNNWLANNSKTQFAKQLKSTPGNENITQGEIDQAWNNEVTTQKTHFKEQATQAAQQLTNGKPLDSFVDKGQYKQVIQSMRLKDAKQAFAERYDGQASREQVEQAWSSQLPNAKNIISNELDGSISKVSSSSGIQGVISGTHARGVDLVEQATMDLTRGYAEQNREQFYSQKLGAGMSIKAIDNAWKENVEGYRNNVFEMATNTLQDLSGGQSQYAFIDKNQFGQGLAFRRVEVARNEFSQKFAGASPEFIEKQWERSGIESKMNNESQQVIANVPKVQATKGYELGQFMATHRASNITDQWAANNKEQFFAQQKAKGIAEPQIQNSWKEAVGVQYANNLTNVQQELANSTNKNVVIPRQIGAVVQGIATGSMQGAYAGSGLKNFIDTGKEAINYKVFDKVPEVNTLAEAEQKHLQFQNTMSFAAGVLGGQKAYQKVANIAATHSPYASKIQESVMEVGDIAQYAQKAMVKDQFSGQMVERISKDAIRLVVEPERSFIQVKGNDGQYKRVSPYGAGCTELQQGEVLYQDQTILENTLIPRAIQGSNSTFYKTDSRGLKSISDHKVLVKPTDLLSNRHQVINAEEVVHFDSFSPEVDQGNFTMKDFQQNSADNKATWVVEKNRSYMVMNDHSNRKLRVTPYFEGNPSLPFGETIFKEFAVEGGRLKGFTKEGNLNSYRMGSNGEPLLADPELFPNIDVNNYLRPEPNKRLMRRKFIEERRTKQGV